The following are encoded in a window of Pseudomonas sp. St316 genomic DNA:
- a CDS encoding UbiA family prenyltransferase: protein MNQTAPNLKTWLTLGRVSNLPTVWTNTLAAALLASSAGALAPPSSLVWILLLAALSLLYLAGMLLNDLLDANWDQQHHNPRPITLGLVSRQQVRLATALLLVLAAASLLGLSRLIEQPHWLLGSATLLVGCILGYNLLHKKYAHSVWLMGACRSALYLTAAGSLAAPPEPIWLCAILLGVYISGLTYLARQEHRNQLISRLPLLLMLSPLALAIYAGSAWFWPVLLLWLGWLGWHYWHNLANPRQRQVRAFIGAGLAALPLFDALVLAVADQPLGSLLCVLVFFLLPHFQRWIKPT, encoded by the coding sequence ATGAACCAGACAGCGCCGAACCTCAAGACCTGGCTGACCCTCGGCCGTGTCTCCAACCTGCCCACGGTGTGGACCAACACCTTGGCCGCCGCCCTGCTTGCCAGCAGCGCCGGGGCCCTGGCACCACCGTCGTCCCTGGTGTGGATCCTGCTGTTGGCGGCACTGTCGCTGCTGTACCTGGCCGGCATGCTGTTGAACGACCTGTTGGACGCCAACTGGGACCAACAACACCACAACCCCCGCCCCATTACCCTGGGCCTGGTCAGCCGCCAGCAAGTGCGACTGGCCACAGCGTTGTTGCTGGTGCTGGCAGCCGCCTCGCTGCTGGGCCTGAGCCGGTTGATCGAACAGCCGCACTGGCTGCTGGGCAGCGCCACCCTGTTGGTGGGCTGCATTCTCGGTTACAACCTGCTGCACAAGAAATACGCCCACAGCGTCTGGCTGATGGGGGCCTGCCGCTCGGCGCTCTACCTCACCGCAGCGGGCAGTCTGGCGGCGCCACCCGAACCGATCTGGCTCTGCGCCATTTTGCTGGGCGTCTACATCAGCGGCCTGACCTACCTCGCCCGTCAGGAACACCGCAACCAACTGATCAGTCGCCTCCCCCTGCTCCTGATGCTGAGCCCACTGGCCTTGGCGATCTATGCAGGCAGCGCCTGGTTTTGGCCGGTGCTGCTGTTATGGCTTGGCTGGTTGGGCTGGCATTACTGGCACAACCTGGCCAACCCTCGGCAACGGCAGGTCCGCGCCTTTATCGGCGCTGGCCTGGCAGCCCTGCCGCTGTTCGATGCCCTGGTGCTGGCCGTGGCTGACCAGCCCTTGGGCAGCCTGTTATGTGTCCTGGTGTTTTTCCTGCTTCCTCATTTCCAACGCTGGATCAAACCCACATGA
- a CDS encoding EboA domain-containing protein, whose protein sequence is MNTDVTAAASAALDMRHDCLNEQRQLFIGQLDETERLWWHQAQQQLARCPDANTAALMSSQCKRNLKERAQPGSDGWSNVQLARALLLAQVLEQQPAAGQVPLLHQLFLWGDDQEKVATLKALDWLDSRGVCVELARQAGRTSNSQVFAALALDTAYPSRHYNEQAFNQLVLKALGMGLDVRRLIGLAQRQSVTLNQLALDLLDEQLAAERTVSAGLPHVIAFDLLSPAQRQRLTGLGQQQRLAAQWLEHLGDASLN, encoded by the coding sequence ATGAACACGGACGTTACTGCAGCGGCATCGGCGGCCCTCGACATGCGCCACGACTGCCTGAACGAACAACGCCAGCTTTTCATCGGCCAACTCGATGAAACCGAACGGCTGTGGTGGCATCAGGCACAGCAACAGCTTGCCCGATGCCCAGACGCCAACACCGCAGCGCTCATGAGCAGTCAATGCAAGCGCAACCTCAAGGAGCGTGCGCAACCGGGCAGCGACGGCTGGAGCAACGTTCAGCTGGCGCGGGCGTTGCTGCTGGCCCAGGTGCTGGAGCAGCAGCCCGCCGCCGGGCAAGTCCCCCTGCTGCACCAGTTGTTCCTGTGGGGCGACGACCAGGAAAAGGTCGCCACCTTGAAGGCCCTCGACTGGCTCGATAGTCGCGGGGTGTGCGTGGAGCTTGCACGCCAGGCCGGGCGCACCAGCAACAGCCAGGTGTTCGCCGCCCTCGCCCTGGACACGGCCTACCCGTCGCGTCACTACAACGAACAGGCCTTTAACCAACTGGTGTTGAAAGCGCTGGGCATGGGCCTCGATGTACGACGCCTGATCGGCCTGGCACAACGACAAAGCGTCACCCTCAACCAGTTGGCCCTCGACCTTTTGGACGAACAACTCGCCGCCGAACGAACGGTGTCCGCCGGACTGCCCCACGTGATCGCCTTCGACCTGCTGAGCCCGGCGCAACGGCAGCGCCTGACCGGCCTGGGCCAGCAACAACGCTTGGCGGCGCAATGGCTCGAACACCTGGGCGACGCTTCGCTGAACTGA
- a CDS encoding TatD family hydrolase yields the protein MLKYFDPHIHMVSRTTDDYQNMAAAGITGVIEPAFWQGQARTSVGSFIDYFDTLLGWERFRASMFGIHHFCTIGLNPKEANDLSVANEVLEILPRYLVKDGVVAVGEIGYDDITPEEDRFLAAQLELAKQFNLPVLVHTPHRDKIGGTKRTLAVIREVGIAEQLVIIDHLNELTLPLVLDSDCWRGHSIYPNTKMSEQRMVALLQQYGTEKMVVNSAADWGISDPLKVPKTGQAMLAAGFSEAQVEQVLFHNPVDFFAQSGQLDKALVSTPLPIDQRRQWQDNSALRGQEPVIK from the coding sequence ATGCTCAAGTACTTCGACCCGCATATCCACATGGTCAGCCGCACCACCGACGACTACCAGAACATGGCGGCCGCCGGCATCACCGGGGTGATCGAGCCAGCCTTCTGGCAGGGCCAGGCCAGGACCAGCGTCGGCAGCTTCATCGACTATTTCGACACGTTGTTGGGCTGGGAACGTTTTCGCGCCAGCATGTTCGGCATCCATCATTTCTGCACCATTGGCCTGAACCCCAAGGAGGCCAATGACCTGTCGGTGGCCAATGAGGTGCTGGAGATTCTGCCGCGTTACCTGGTGAAAGACGGCGTGGTGGCGGTGGGTGAAATCGGCTACGACGACATCACCCCGGAAGAGGATCGCTTTCTCGCCGCCCAATTGGAGCTGGCCAAGCAATTCAATCTGCCAGTGCTGGTACACACCCCGCACCGCGACAAGATCGGTGGCACCAAGCGCACGCTCGCCGTCATTCGCGAGGTCGGCATTGCCGAACAGCTGGTGATCATCGACCACCTCAACGAACTGACCCTGCCCCTGGTGCTGGACAGCGACTGCTGGCGCGGTCACTCCATCTACCCCAATACCAAAATGTCGGAACAGCGAATGGTCGCGCTGCTCCAGCAGTACGGCACGGAAAAAATGGTGGTCAACAGCGCGGCCGACTGGGGCATCAGCGACCCGCTCAAGGTGCCCAAGACCGGCCAGGCGATGCTGGCCGCTGGCTTCAGTGAAGCCCAGGTCGAACAAGTGCTGTTCCACAACCCGGTGGACTTTTTTGCCCAGAGCGGCCAGCTGGACAAAGCCCTGGTCAGCACGCCCCTGCCCATCGATCAGCGGCGGCAGTGGCAGGACAACTCCGCCCTGCGGGGCCAGGAACCGGTGATCAAATGA
- the eboE gene encoding metabolite traffic protein EboE codes for MSTRTGWTATQIGYCSNVHPTHDLGGLRASIERHFQTVRTLRGLDMQDSGLWISALAAAELQQAPTRADFLDLLQRSGLRLTSLNGFPYGQFHQGAVKADVYLPNWADPQRLVYSLDLARFLAQALPADCAQGVISSLPLGYAAHWSPTLQQRAEHQLRELTAGLARLQQETGKKIVVCLEMEPDCVLENTDQAIAFFRHWQATDPHHEHLALCFDVCHQAVMFEDCYQSLDRLRQAKVPIGKIQLSNALICHLPEDEHRREQVLKTLSGFAEPTYLHQVKARDGQHRLSAWTDLPAALDDCEQNRASHPELRIHFHIPLFSEQLLLPELSGSQIALSQTFDFLADHGDFRPVLEVETYSWGVLPSQLRPTTEHAQLQGIAAELHWVEDQLQQRGLLQGQALKAHAHAL; via the coding sequence ATGAGTACCCGCACGGGTTGGACCGCCACGCAGATCGGCTATTGCAGCAACGTGCACCCGACCCATGACCTGGGCGGGCTGCGCGCATCCATCGAACGGCATTTCCAGACCGTACGCACACTGCGCGGGCTCGACATGCAGGACAGTGGATTGTGGATCAGCGCCCTCGCCGCCGCCGAACTCCAACAGGCGCCGACCCGTGCGGATTTTCTCGACCTATTGCAACGCAGCGGGCTACGCCTGACCTCGCTCAACGGCTTTCCCTACGGTCAATTTCACCAGGGCGCGGTGAAAGCCGACGTCTACCTGCCCAACTGGGCCGATCCGCAGCGGCTGGTGTACAGCCTGGACCTGGCTCGATTTCTCGCCCAGGCCCTGCCAGCAGACTGTGCCCAGGGGGTGATCTCCAGCCTGCCGCTGGGCTATGCCGCCCACTGGAGCCCGACGCTGCAGCAGCGTGCCGAACATCAACTGCGCGAGCTCACTGCCGGGTTGGCTCGGCTGCAACAGGAGACGGGCAAGAAGATCGTGGTCTGCCTGGAGATGGAGCCCGATTGCGTGCTGGAAAACACCGACCAGGCCATCGCCTTCTTTCGCCACTGGCAAGCCACGGACCCGCACCATGAACACCTGGCGCTGTGCTTTGACGTTTGCCACCAGGCCGTGATGTTCGAAGACTGCTATCAATCACTGGACCGGTTGCGTCAGGCCAAGGTCCCCATCGGCAAGATCCAGCTATCCAATGCATTGATTTGCCACCTGCCTGAGGACGAGCACCGGCGCGAACAGGTGCTCAAGACATTGAGCGGTTTTGCCGAGCCCACCTACCTGCATCAAGTGAAGGCCCGCGATGGGCAGCATCGGTTATCGGCCTGGACGGACCTCCCCGCGGCCCTGGATGATTGTGAGCAGAACCGCGCCTCTCATCCCGAACTGAGGATTCACTTCCACATTCCGCTGTTCAGCGAACAGCTGCTGCTGCCCGAACTCAGCGGCAGCCAGATTGCCCTGTCGCAAACTTTCGACTTTTTGGCCGACCATGGGGATTTTCGCCCCGTACTGGAAGTGGAAACCTACAGCTGGGGCGTCCTGCCCAGCCAGCTACGGCCCACGACCGAGCACGCCCAACTCCAGGGCATCGCGGCGGAGTTGCATTGGGTCGAGGATCAGTTGCAGCAGCGCGGCTTGCTGCAAGGTCAAGCGCTGAAGGCTCATGCCCATGCGCTCTGA
- a CDS encoding nucleotide pyrophosphatase/phosphodiesterase family protein, giving the protein MRSDPARQPLLLINVVGLTPALLGAATPCINALLKTAKMATLQPVFPAVTSTVQASILTGQPPSEHGIVGNGWYFRDQAEVRFWLQPNALIQGEKVWQTLKRQYPGFRCSQLFWWYNMYADVDAAITPRPHYPADGRKMFGLYSTPAWLHEHIEQQIGEFPFPSFWGPAAGIASSRWIVDCAIAEFQLSRPDLQLIYLPHLDYSLQRLGPDHPSIADEVRAIDSEVGRLLDFAQAQGAAVMLLSEYGIEAVTQSVSINRLLRTEGLLQVRQSLTWELLDPGASAAFAVADHQVAHIYVKQARDIPRVKALLQRQAGIEQVLDKAEQQAWQLDHPRSGELVAVAAAGYWFDYYYWLDERKAPDFARTVDIHRKPGYDPLELFIDPAIRFPKLKVARRLLQKKLGFRYYMDLIPLDTRLVRGSHGRLPTSEKTGPLLITNCDLSLPQHLAATAVKQLLLEHFRGRPHADTANAKELPCGEPFP; this is encoded by the coding sequence ATGCGCTCTGATCCTGCGCGCCAGCCGCTGCTGCTGATCAACGTGGTCGGCCTGACCCCCGCGCTGCTGGGTGCCGCGACGCCCTGCATCAATGCCCTGTTGAAAACGGCCAAGATGGCCACGTTGCAACCGGTGTTCCCGGCGGTCACCTCGACCGTGCAGGCTTCGATCCTCACGGGACAGCCACCGTCGGAACACGGCATTGTCGGTAACGGCTGGTATTTTCGCGATCAGGCCGAAGTGCGTTTCTGGCTGCAACCCAACGCCCTGATCCAGGGGGAGAAAGTCTGGCAGACACTCAAGCGTCAGTACCCCGGGTTTCGCTGCAGCCAGTTGTTCTGGTGGTACAACATGTATGCCGACGTGGACGCCGCCATTACCCCACGGCCGCATTATCCAGCCGACGGTCGCAAGATGTTCGGCCTGTATTCGACGCCGGCCTGGTTGCACGAGCATATCGAACAGCAAATCGGCGAGTTTCCCTTTCCGAGCTTCTGGGGCCCGGCGGCCGGAATCGCCTCGAGCCGCTGGATCGTCGACTGCGCCATCGCCGAATTCCAGCTCAGTCGACCCGACCTGCAGTTGATCTATCTGCCCCACCTCGACTACAGCCTGCAACGCCTGGGGCCCGATCACCCGTCGATTGCCGACGAGGTACGGGCCATCGACAGTGAGGTCGGACGTCTGCTGGACTTTGCCCAGGCGCAAGGCGCGGCAGTGATGCTGCTGTCTGAATACGGGATCGAAGCCGTCACCCAATCCGTTTCCATCAACCGGTTGTTGCGTACCGAGGGCTTGTTGCAGGTACGCCAATCGCTGACGTGGGAATTACTCGATCCCGGTGCCAGTGCCGCGTTTGCCGTGGCCGATCATCAGGTCGCACACATCTACGTTAAACAGGCGCGCGACATACCTCGCGTCAAGGCGCTGCTGCAACGCCAGGCCGGCATCGAGCAGGTACTGGATAAAGCCGAACAACAGGCCTGGCAACTGGATCATCCCCGCAGCGGCGAGCTGGTGGCCGTGGCCGCCGCCGGTTACTGGTTCGATTACTACTACTGGCTCGACGAGCGCAAGGCCCCCGACTTTGCCCGCACCGTGGACATCCATCGCAAGCCAGGCTACGACCCACTCGAACTGTTCATCGACCCGGCCATTCGCTTCCCGAAATTGAAAGTGGCGCGCCGCCTGCTTCAGAAAAAACTCGGCTTTCGCTACTACATGGACCTGATTCCGCTGGACACCCGCCTGGTCCGCGGCAGCCACGGACGGCTGCCCACGAGCGAGAAAACCGGCCCGCTGCTCATCACCAATTGTGATCTGTCGTTGCCGCAGCACCTTGCGGCCACGGCGGTGAAGCAACTGCTCCTGGAACACTTCCGGGGGCGCCCTCATGCCGATACGGCGAATGCCAAGGAGCTTCCATGCGGCGAGCCATTTCCATAA